GGCCGGGCCGCTCTTGCGGCGGCTGTTTCCCGGCGTGCCCGCGGGCCACCCGGCCCAGGGCGCGATGACGCTGAACATATCGGCCAACCTGCTGGGGCTGGACAACGCCGCCACGCCGCTGGGCCTGAAGGCCATGCAGGAGCTGCAGACCCTGAACCGCGAGCCCGAAGGCCAGGCCAGCAACGCGCAGATCATGTTCGTGGTCATGAACACGGCTGGGCTCACGCTGATACCGACCTCGGTCATCGCCATACGCCAGAGCGTGGCGCTCAAGCAGGGGTTGGGCGCGGGCTTCAACGCGGCGGATATCTTCCTGCCCACGCTGCTGGTCACCTTCGCCTCGCTGCTTGCAGGCGTGCTGTCCGTGGCCGTGGCGCAGCGCCTGCCGCTGTGGCGCGCGCGACTGCTGCTGCCGCTGCTGGCCGTGGGCAGCCTGCTGGCGGCGGCCGTGGCGGCCCTCTCGCGCCTGCCTGCCGAGCGCGCGGCCCAGGTGGCGGGCACCACGGGCGCGGCCGTCATCCTGGGCGTGGTGGCGCTCTTCCTGCTGGCCGGCGCCTGGCGCCGCGTGAACATGTACTACGCGTTCATCGACGGCGCCAAGGAGGGCTTTGGCGTTGCCGTGCAGATCATTCCCTACCTGATCGCCATTCTGGTAGCCATCGGCGTGTTCCGCGCCGCCGGCTGCATGGACGCGCTACTGGCCGCCCTGGGCGCGGGCGTGGCGGCGCTGGGCTGGAACACCGACTTCCTGCCCGCCCTGCCCGTGGGGCTGATGAAGGTGCTCTCGGGCGCGGGCGCGCGCGGCCTGATGATCGACGTGCTGCAGACGCACGGCGTGGACTCCTTCGTGGGGCGCCTGGCCGCCATCATCCAGGGCTCCACCGAGACCACCTTCTACGTGCTGGCCGTGTACTTCGGCAGCGTGGGCGTGAAGCACACGCGCCACGCGCTCGCCTGCGCGCTGCTGGCCGACGCCGTGGGGCTCATCGCCGCCATCGGCGTGGGCTACGCCATGCTGCGCTGACCGGCGGCCGGTCGGCTCCCTTTCCTCCCTCAAATACCCGGCAGAGTACCGCTTCGCCACGCACCGGCGCGGCCGGGCAGGGAGCTTTTGCGCGGCGCTCCGGTTCGTTCCTGGTTGTTCTTTAATGTTCTTATAAAGAATAGTCGTAGTAGTAGAGGCCCGGCCCGGCTGTGGGCAAACCAGTTTTTACTTTGCGTATCAACCACTTGCAGTGTGCCAAAGCATGGGGACGGGAACGGGCGCCCGCTGTCGCGCGAATGGGGACAAGCCCGCGATCCGGCCTGCGCCTGTGCATAAGCTGCGGGTTGTGCCGGAACGCTCCGCAGACTTATCCACAGGCGTGGTTTTTGAGTGAAAAGTGGCCCAAGCGCTTTACTAACAGGCGCAGATAGCTATTTTTTCAGGAGCTATGAAGCGTGCGGACCGTCGCGGCCGCGCGATTGCGGGACAATGCGGGCCCGTCCGTTTTCTTCCGAGACTCTTCCCGTGACCGATTCCGCCCTGATTCCCCTGCCCGACCATCTGGCCGTAGACCCGCGCAGCCCCTACCACGTGGCGGCCGTGTTCCAGCAGCAAGCCGACATAGGCATCCGCTTCAACGGCAAGGAGCGCTTCGACGTGGAGGAGTACTGTGTGAGCGAGGGCTGGATCAAGGTGCCCGCGGGCAAGACGCTGGACCGCAGGGGGCGGCCGCTGCTTATCACGCTCAAGGGGAGCGTGGAGGCGTTTTACAAGTAGCGAGTGTGGGGCATCGCACGGCGTTGGCGATTTCGCGCACGAAAATCTGCTGCCACATGGCCTGGGTGGCATCTTCGACCAATTGCGGCGTAAAGCCGAACACCAGCGTCCGTTCGCCACGCACCATGATGCCTTGGCGCTTGTTGAGGATGTCGGTGGCCAGCAGGCGATAGCCAGGACGCGGGGTCATGGCCGCGTAGCCCGTGTACAGCTTGCGCGCAGGTTTCAGGCGCAGGATCTGGCCGTCGTCCGTCAGGAAGATGCCGCCGCGCGGCCTCCACGTAATGTTCTCGATGCCGAAAACCTCGTGCATCCAGTCGTAGACGGGTTTGCCGTTCTCATCGAATTCGCCAAGGCGCATGTCCTGGACCAGCGTGCCGCCCTTTTTCCAGTAGGCCTTGAGCTGCTGCTTGATGGATGCGGGCAGGGCGGCTTGGTGTGGAACTACGATGGCGTTCAGGCGCTGCAGCAGATCGTCTTCCTGCAGGTTCTTTTCACCGATGACGTGGACGTCGAAGCCCGGCTGCGTGCTCAGGAGGTTGTAGGCTTCGAGCAGCGCCTCGCGGTGCACGTTGACGCCGCCGCTGCGGTCCCCGTGCCATACGTAGTAGTTGCTGGTGGAGGCGAGGATGCCCACGGTGAGTTTCTTTCCCGTGCTGGCAGTGGCGGGCACGGGGGGCTGCACGCGCAGGGCCTGGAGCTTATCGAGATCCACCGTGCCGGTGAGGTGCGTGTCGAGTTGGCGCTGCAGACCGCCCACCTCGTAGCCGATCACGTTCGGCTGCGCCAGCGCGGTGGACAGGGTGCGGCTGATGACGGGCAGGAGTTCGGTGGATTTTTTCACGCGCTCCCACTGCTCGGCATAGGCGCCCACCATGATCTGCTTGTAGCCCACCGAGGCCATGTAGTTGGCCAGCATGGGCAGCACGCGCGCGTCGGGCGACAAGCTGTACCCGTCGTAGAAGTTGTAGTCGATGACGGCAATGTCCAGGCAGTCGGCCAGTTGCTCGGCCACGCTGGTGGCGTAGATGCCGTCGTGCGCGGTGAAGAGTTCGCCAAAGTAGCTCATGGCGCGGCCGCCCTGGCTGCGGATGGCGTCGGCGTAGAAGCAGGTGGC
This region of Alicycliphilus denitrificans K601 genomic DNA includes:
- a CDS encoding nucleoside recognition domain-containing protein; this translates as MALNRVWTAFFLIAFATAAVRWLLGEAGIFQALLSAMFDGARAGFEISLGLAGIMALWLGLMRVGEQAGMVELLARLAGPLLRRLFPGVPAGHPAQGAMTLNISANLLGLDNAATPLGLKAMQELQTLNREPEGQASNAQIMFVVMNTAGLTLIPTSVIAIRQSVALKQGLGAGFNAADIFLPTLLVTFASLLAGVLSVAVAQRLPLWRARLLLPLLAVGSLLAAAVAALSRLPAERAAQVAGTTGAAVILGVVALFLLAGAWRRVNMYYAFIDGAKEGFGVAVQIIPYLIAILVAIGVFRAAGCMDALLAALGAGVAALGWNTDFLPALPVGLMKVLSGAGARGLMIDVLQTHGVDSFVGRLAAIIQGSTETTFYVLAVYFGSVGVKHTRHALACALLADAVGLIAAIGVGYAMLR
- a CDS encoding beta-galactosidase, which gives rise to MNFLLRSAAALLCSLFVGGAATAKPQVATLIVMPQDLRQNPQIVSDLQRRGINHATVYLTWADVEAQPGHFDFSAYDPYFDQLTQGGLSLVVVLDMGGRAYFDGTGKHFPGRTTVPEWLYRQVPDGFMKNFSGQSTPQPDFMNPTVRQFSAQFVRNAVAHLSQRYPGKVTAYSIGLQEEHEIKYGQTGYQWRDYADAAQAAFRQQTGAPLPVINYTSDIALGLPRTEPLLHAHKQFREANLKEATCFYADAIRSQGGRAMSYFGELFTAHDGIYATSVAEQLADCLDIAVIDYNFYDGYSLSPDARVLPMLANYMASVGYKQIMVGAYAEQWERVKKSTELLPVISRTLSTALAQPNVIGYEVGGLQRQLDTHLTGTVDLDKLQALRVQPPVPATASTGKKLTVGILASTSNYYVWHGDRSGGVNVHREALLEAYNLLSTQPGFDVHVIGEKNLQEDDLLQRLNAIVVPHQAALPASIKQQLKAYWKKGGTLVQDMRLGEFDENGKPVYDWMHEVFGIENITWRPRGGIFLTDDGQILRLKPARKLYTGYAAMTPRPGYRLLATDILNKRQGIMVRGERTLVFGFTPQLVEDATQAMWQQIFVREIANAVRCPTLATCKTPPRSP
- a CDS encoding DUF3297 family protein, whose amino-acid sequence is MRARPFSSETLPVTDSALIPLPDHLAVDPRSPYHVAAVFQQQADIGIRFNGKERFDVEEYCVSEGWIKVPAGKTLDRRGRPLLITLKGSVEAFYK